In Penaeus vannamei isolate JL-2024 chromosome 14, ASM4276789v1, whole genome shotgun sequence, one DNA window encodes the following:
- the Eb1 gene encoding microtubule-associated protein RP/EB family member 1 (The sequence of the model RefSeq protein was modified relative to this genomic sequence to represent the inferred CDS: added 63 bases not found in genome assembly) has protein sequence MAVNVFSTSATVENLSRHDMLAWVNDCLQSSFTKVEELCTGAAYCQFMDMLFPGTIPMKRIKFNTNLEHEYINNFKALQAAFKKVNVDKIVPVDKLIKGKFQDNFEFLQWFKKFFDANYDGSEYDAVMARGGDILGKSSASAPRKAAASIGGPRSMGRPAGGMRQAAPTRIAARPAANRSPGMNNAQVEELSAQLMDMRLTVTGLEKERDFYFGKLRDIEVLCQDEGEQAPPIIQKILDILYATEDNCAENPDSFTENENLRSQIQDGFAAPEDVEDVPPPPEEEEY, from the exons ATGGCAGTGAATGTTTTTTCTACAAGTGCAACAGTTGAGAACCTGAGCCGCCATGACATGCTGGCTTGGGTCAACGACTGCTTGCAGTCCTCTTTCACAAAGGTGGAAGAACTTTGTACTGGAGCTGCATATTGCCAGTTTATGGACATGTTGTTTCCAG gaACCATTCCCATGAAGAGAATAAAGTTTAATACAAATTTGGAGCATGAATACATCAATAACTTCAAGGCACTCCAAGCAGCCTTCAAGAAAGTCAATGTAGACAAG ATTGTGCCTGTGGATAAATTGATAAAGGGCAAGTTTCAGGACAATTTTGAATTTCTTCAG TGGTTTAAGAAATTCtttgatgctaattatgatggaAGTGAATATGATGCAGTAATGGCAAGAGGAGGAGACATTTTAGGCAAGAGTAGTGCCTCAGCACCTCGTAAAGCTGCAGCTTCCATTGGTGGACCAAGGTCAATGGGGCGGCCAGCTGGAG GTATGCGGCAAGCAGCCCCAACACGCATTGCAGCCCGACCAGCTGCCAATAGATCACCAGGAATGAATAATGCACAGGTGGAAGAACTGTCAGCTCAG TTGATGGACATGAGATTGACAGTGACTGGGTTGGAGAAGGAGCGTGACTTCTACTTTGGAAAGCTGCGAGACATCGAGGTACTATGTCAAGATGAAGGGGAGCAGGCGCCGCCAATCATCCAGAAGATCTTGGACATCCTGTATGCTACTGAG gatgGCTTTGCTGCCCCAGAGGATGTTGAGGATGTTCCTCCCCCCCCAGAGGAGGAAGAGTACTAA